One segment of Panicum virgatum strain AP13 chromosome 1K, P.virgatum_v5, whole genome shotgun sequence DNA contains the following:
- the LOC120656177 gene encoding vacuolar protein-sorting-associated protein 37 homolog 1-like yields MSWRIPLFGSQQQQTDPNFPDIPTQSWYPPSVVGSSSRPSTPTSSSASPHQRASDHPQSSSRGQPSPAEAARIIARLKDKSIEELQRLLKDKEAYNAFFNSLDQVKTQNNVRDELRKETLQLARENLEKEQRILELRNQCTIIRTTELAAALDRLTDLERQKDDIMRSYSPAALLDKLQTSMAKLDEESEELHQKFLEKDIDLPTFVQKYKKLRTTYHKQALLHLAGQTSLR; encoded by the exons ATGAGCTGGAGGATTCCTCTCTTTGG CTCTCAGCAGCAGCAAACAGACCCAAATTTCCCGGACATACCTACGCAATCTTGGTACCCTCCATCGGTGGTAGGCTCATCTTCACGTCCATCCACACCTACCTCTTCTAGTGCTAGCCCACATCAAAGAGCTTCAGATCATCCTCAGTCTTCATCCCGTGGGCAACCATCTCCTGCTGAAGCTGCAAGGATAATTGCTCGTTTGAAGGATAAGAG TATTGAGGAGTTACAGAGGCTATTGAAAGACAAAGAGGCATACAATGCATTCTTTAATTCACTTGATCAAGTTAAAACCCAGAACAAT GTACGGGATGAGCTTAGAAAGGAGACATTGCAACTTGCAA GGGAAAATTTAGAAAAGGAGCAGCGGATTTTGGAGCTCCGGAATCAG TGCACAATAATAAGAACCACAGAACTGGCTGCTGCTCTAGACAGGCTAACTGATTTGGAGAGGCAAAAGGATGATATTATGAGGTCATATTCCCCTGCTGCGCTGCTCGACAAGCTCCAAA CATCAATGGCAAAGCTGGACGAGGAGTCTGAGGAGCTGCACCAGAAGTTCCTGGAGAAGGACATCGACCTGCCTACCTTTGTGCAGAAGTACAAGAAGCTCCGCACCACCTACCACAAGCAGGCGCTGCTTCATCTCGCCGGCCAGACATCACTGCGCTGA